Part of the Mauremys reevesii isolate NIE-2019 linkage group 4, ASM1616193v1, whole genome shotgun sequence genome is shown below.
attatttcagtctTTGTATAGTTTTGCCTCTCTTCTGATTGGACTGCTTTGATAGTTTCTGAATTCTACTCACAGTATCCCAATATTGCAAAGCAATCCCATACCGTACCAAACTTCATTGCTGCGCAAAGTTctttaaggccccaattcagctagcattttaagcacatgcttaaagtcaaATGAGTTAAAATTACTCATTactgaaagttaagcatgtgcataaattcCTTGCTGAATCTGGGCATCACAGTGACTGTGGCAAAATACTTACACTCTTCTTTCCACTTATTTGGATCCATCATCAATCTGCACTTTGTCTCTTCCAACTCTTCCTTCAGACATTCATGCTTTGCCTTCACTTCTCTAATCCGCTGATGGCGCCTTTCTAAAATCTTCAGCTTGGTATTGAAATACATCAGACCCTTGAAAAGCACAGAAAGACCACTTCATGGCCTGGCCTCTGTCAGCGCCACCCAAACCCTACCCACCTCATTACACTGTAACATTTAACAGGGTTTTTTTCTCTTCGCTTGAAGTGTGCATTAATGGATTCTAATCTACAGAAACAGCATGCCGCAATCAGTTAAGCATTTATTGCACTTTTCTGAATTAACATACATCTCTAATATACTCTGAAATTGCTACTGTTTGTAGAGAAATTATTTTCTCCACTAGTGCAAATAATAAACACAGTCTAATAATGTTAAATGAAACTCTGAACTCTTTAAGAACATTAAGACATAGGAATTTGTAGTTACATAAAAGCATTCTTACCTTTTCAACATCCTGGAAAGGCTATTTTGgaaaaaattggggaaaaaaaggcatcAGAAGACTACAGAACTCTGGTCTCCAAAATAGAATTAAGTGAATTGTTTTCCAATTACAAGTAAATTAAACTCGCAATATCCCTGATTTAATAGAATTCTAACCAGGATACTTTATGTCATTTACATAAAGAGTTAATGACCCCGTAGTAGAGAGAGGTTGTAAAGTTTCATCAGGCAGGCTAAGATTATAAAGTCTTCTCGTAATGTATTCATTGGTATTCTCCGTTCATGCCATCAGTCATGTTGAACACAATTAATTGTAGACAgtaattattttcattttctaCGTTAAGGGCACCCCAACATATGAATTGTAAAATTAATAATTATAGTGCTTTAATTGCAATCAATTTCCTGAATGCCAAACTAGCATTCAAGCAGTGATTCTGCCTGTATATTGTAATTTAAGTTGTCTGGAGTTGTTGTAAAATATGTACTGACCTCAGTTTCCTCTTGTCTGTGTCGCTGCAATCGTTCCACATCATCAATCTCATAAACTTTAATTTCAAATGGCTCTTTTAAAGTGCCCGGCAAAGGTGGTAGATCAACCCACTGGCCAGTGACACTGGGCTTTCTTCCTAGGGACGTAGCATCAGGCAATGGAGCAGGAATCAGTCTACGACGCTGGAGACCTTAAATAAATTTTTTAAGAAGTATTTTGCATCACATGGGACGTTATGCATCCAAAACCTAGGAGTACtagtatattgcaaaatatgacgCAACAAAGAAAATATATAGGTTTTCAGGATACTTTGGGGGAAATGCTTTTTGTatccttttcttttaataaaataatgtaaGGCAGTTAGGCCAGATCTTTGAAGGTATTAGGTACATAACTGCaatctgaaatcaatgggagttaggcatctaaatagcTTTAAGGATCTGTTTTCATGGGCTTTGGCAGGCTCCTTGTTTGTTTGATGGTGGTAAACAGCAGTAGTAGCTCTTCCAAGGGCCATCTAAGCATTAGTTCCTTATGCCAGCCTTCCCAAAAAATTTTGCCCCACTTTCATGAGTGAGTACACTTCTTTTTGGTGAGGAAGTACGATCTCATTCATTTCTTCACTCTGGCAAAAGTAGTCAAATAGGTTATGTGATGTGGCTGATAGCCTGTCAGAATCCTCAAACGTTATTTGTTCTATGCCTAGGTTAATTCCAAGCAAGACTTGTTCAGATGAGGTTCTCCACTTCATTTTACAGAACCACCCTCTCACTCCATTGCATAACCCACCTCCCCTTTGTCTTCTACCATAACACCAGCCGACTGGCACATGGCCACCTCTAAACTCAGCATCCAAGCTGCAAGATGCTGTGGGgttatttcagtgggagttgaaggcTTCTGGCACTTAGGGCAGCAACTAGGTACGCGACAACCTTAATTCTCCTCTTTTGTGTTCAAGCACATCACTTCCACAATGCAACAGAGCTGCAAAGGCCTGGGAACCAGGAAATTCACTTGCCACTTAACAAGGGTCTCCCAAATTAAGAACAAGCAACACTGTTACCAAGATGCATCAGGGCAAAAGTTTCACAAGGCAGAGACTGGCTTGCACCCATAAAAAATGGTGCTGGTATTTGCCCATACAAAGCTGAGTGCATTGGTGCAGGCATTTTTTACAGTCGTGTGTCACCCTCTACTTTTTGAAAGACTAGTTCTTAGTGATGCATCTGTCATTAACCAACAAGTGTACAAGGTATGTTCAGGCaacactgaagccagtggcaccGATCCCCAGATCACTGGAGACAATGACACCCAAACAAGTTGAAATGTAAGAATGATATTACAGCTTGTGCTCTTTGTCGCTTTGTCATGGGCAGAATGAGCAGCTCCATGCTTGCTGACTCAGAGCTCAGTGGGAGAAATGTACATTACCCTCTAGTGACTCCCTTTTAATGGAAGTACAGAGGAACACTGGACTCCCTGAAAGGAGTTGCTTCCAAAACTTTCCCATCATAGGGTGGAATCTTTGAGGGAGAAGTGAAGTAAAATTCTCCTCAGTGTCTGGAGTCTCCTGGGGGAAAACCAGAGGTGTGGCATCTTATCATTATTGCCTCTGTTCTTGTGGCCGCAGCTGAGTGCATCAGGGAGGCAACACTGCACTGCTGCTTAGAAGAGTTTGACTGAGGCCCTCTccaaacctgggtctcctacatcgGAGTCAAGTGCCATGACATCAGGTCAGTTGCTTTATAAACTTTACGAATGGTCAATAACAGAGGTAAAAGCTCACGAGGCCTCATTGAAAGTGAGATATATGCTGTATGTGCTTAAGGAGTTATCTGGTATAAATATTCTTAATAAACGAATCCTTGCAAATATGGGACCGCCAGGCGGCTGGGCCACATTAATTTAATCTATTCTGGGTATGTAATCAACTGGGCATCCTTTCCACAACCTCAAGTTATTCAGTCTGACTGTGTCACAGCTACAGGCCTGATCCTCCCCATCAACTaaaaccccaatcctgcaaccgcCTTCCAGCAGATGAAACCCCTCTGAAGCCAATAAACAGATGCAGTCAATCACATACACAAAGCAGATTAACTTCATGGTACCTAGTGGTCCCAATCTGAAGTCATTGGGGCTCCATGTGGACACAGGGGGCCACTTACATGGAAGGGGTTGCAGGATTAAGAACTAGGCTTCCATTGGCTTTGATGGTAGGATCAGTTCCCAGGATGAGTTTCCCTAGCACTGCTTTCCTAAGAGCTTAAATCCAGCAGAAGCAAGTCTCAAATCCACTTTGACAGTTTAGTATTAAGTTACCCGGAGAAGATGGTTAACATTTCCTATTGAATACTTAGGCCAATAATGGGTCTATCAAACCTTTCTTGTTTGTACGATACTGAATAAAACTCCTATGAAGTCCCACttcatatataaaatatattagtGTGGCAGAGTATGACGCATTCAAAAAGTAAGGTATAATTTATCAACGAAGACAATTTCAGCTGAAAAAGAAATAATTTGTCATTTTTAAATTCCTTATAAGCATTTCCTGGggcaaaaacaaatacaaatccaTCAGCAAGTTATGCCTTCTCAATACATGTGCAACTTTACACAGCTGTTAATATTGATTGGTTGATGTGCTATGAAAAGAGAACTGCTGCAAGTGTTGCACAAGGTCTCTGAACTGATTTATTGCCAGAAAGCACCATAACATATACATCAGTTTAACTCATTTAGTTGTGCTGGCACAAGTGAATATCATGTGCACCTACAGAGATTGCAATAATTACACCTTTCCAATTGAAGTGTCAGATTCAGCAAGCTCATGCTCAGAGGAGTATTTCCTACCCTACTCCCACACATAGTCCTACTAGAAGTTAAAGGTTGCAGGAGCAGCCTTTCAGTCAGTAGCTATCATTGTATGAATTGCAGTGAACCTCCAATAACGACCACAGTATTTCTGGCTGGAatagtaaaaactatttccaaaACTCGGACATTAGAAGCGTGATTCTGAAGCTGTTACTCTcaacttgcatccgacgaagtgggtattcacccacgaaagctcatgctgctaaacgtctgttagtctataaggtgccacaggattctttgctactctCATTCAGTAGCACTTACCCACACAAGCAGCATCAATGAAGCCAACAAGTAAATGCCACTGAAGATCAATAAGGGTGGTAGAATTTAGCCCTTGTTAAATAGCCAATCACTTTGGTTTTGTGGTGGATTTAGAAGATTTAGGACAAACGTAAGTGAATGGAAGTCACACCTCTCTGAACAAAAACAGAAGACTAAGCAGTGTATCTCTTTCATAGTTTAGCTttaaaacttgatttaaaaactacAAAGCCTATAATTTTGTAATGAATTAACAGCATTAATCTACAATGTAGTGCCTCTTTTATccatatagatatagatatcttCAACGTGGCTAGGCCTCTAAATTCAAACTAAGTGACCTACCAGTTTACTTAAGAACCACAATAAAAACTCAGCATCCTAAAATATGAGGAACATATTAATGAATTTCTAAGATGGGTTGAAAATGCAAGCCTGAGTCACATTAATTTTTTACCTGTCGATCTTTTCTTAGGGGACTTCAAACTCCTCATGCGTCCTGGTGATGACATTCCGCTTTCACTCATTGAGTCATGTGCGGAAGACGCACTGCCTGTTGCTTCACTATCACGAATCATGCTTTCGTAGCCACTGCTGCCACCACTGTGGTAAAAAAGAGCTGTCCTTCCCATTGCTGGTGGCAGTTCTCCACTTAAAACACTACTATTATCACTGCCATGCCCACTGCTATACCGCTGAGGCCTCCGGGGCGCAGTTATCTTGCTATATGGAGATGGCAACACTGGAATTTGTGATTTTTCATCGCTGAGATTAATACCACTGTCATTCCCACTATCAGAGTCTGTGGAGCCTCTGAAATGCCCCATTTTGACAGAACTGCCAGATACCAGTTCATTAACCCGACTGTTGGCTGCCCTAATTGCTTGCTTTGTCCCCATAATAGTTCCTCTGCCAGGTTTGTTGTTGACACCTTGCACAGATCGGGGGGTTGTTTTCCCACTTGGAGGGATGCTAGAGCTTTTTCCAATAGACTGAGTCAGTGATTTGACAGAGGAGCTAAGTGACTTTGACCCATTGGTAGAAAGGCTGCGGCTTTTGTTTCCATTTGCTTGAGCCTTCTGGTTAGTTGTACTTTTTGCCTGGCTGTTTTTACAGGGTAAAGGTGCAGTATGAGATGGTGGTGAAGTCACATTAGAAGCTACAGGGGGAACTCCCAGCCGCGGGACCGATCGTCCCGTTCTACCATTGTTGATGCTAGCGTTGCCATTTTCCCTAGTTGTGTTTGCTTTGGAGCCAACTGATGTCAGACTATCACACCTTTCCAGAGACATGTGACTCCCATATCGATGAACAGCTTCACTTTTACATGCCTTAGTCTTTAAACTTGAAGTCATCTTCGGCAAAGAATGGTCCCCCTTGAGGCTTGTTTTACAGCTGGTACTTTCACTAACCCAAGATCCAGCTTTTGATCGCAATTCTGCCTCTTCCTCAGCTTTTGGTGCGGCAACTCTAGGACAGTCCAGGCCTGCAGCTTTGCCTCCGCTATTTGTGACCACCACATTTTTCTGTTCTAGGCTTGATTTACGTACAGGAGGTGTTGGAGGTGTGGTCCCGTTTGGCCTAGGTAGCATGCTTGACTTTTGTGGCAGAGTCTTCTTTCCCAGGGATGTTTTCAGGCTGCCAACAGCAAAGGCAGCTTCAGAACTTCCCCTAGTCACACCTTCTGATGGAGCACTATTACTGTGTGCTACTGGCATCACACCCAGCGTGGTGGCTCCTCTCTTAAGCTGTGGCATTTTCATTGCTGCTTCAGATTTTTTAGTGGCTTCATTGGAAGATTTGCAAGCCATTTCACAACCATCTACAACCCTCTGAGAGCATGCGAGCATAGTCTGCGACTTAGTTGGCTTGGTTGCACTGCTGAAGTATTGGGCAGCTTTTGTTGGCTGCTTATCAGTACCAAATGTGTGAGATTTTGGAGACAGCAGAGATTCTGCAGCTTTCGCTTCCAAGTGATTATCCGTGCGCACCAGCCAGGGATCTTCAAACATACTGTGTGGATTCTGCTGTTCCCTGTAGCTTACAATGGCATTATTGTGGTTTGGAGATGAGGTAGTTTTTGTTTTCCTAGGAAGACTAGAATGTATTGTTTCTATCACCGGTGTACCTCGAGAGTTGCTAGATTTAACTTTTACGGGCTGACCAGCTACACAAaaagcacttttcatctgagATGCTTTGGTTAATTCAGAGGTTTGGGGGCTTTTGTTGATGCTTGAAGACATTTTGCTAGAATTTATACTCTCAGTTTCCAGCTCTGAGAAACAAAATCCACTGTCATTCAGGGAGCTTTTCAATGGGGTGGTTACATTGGGCAAATCCAAGTTGAAAGGTTCCTTGGACTTATTACAGCTGTaagatgactgggcaacaaaactgTCACTGGACTGGACTCCATCACTTTCAATTGTACAAATGCTCACTTCACTAAGCCAAGAACTGATGGAGGAACGTCTGCTGCTGGAAAACGGATCCTCGGCAAAGGGCAAAACAATATCAATATTTACACCAGTAGAGCTTGCCTGTGAGGTATAAGCATCAAACTCATCATTTATACTGCTAATAATACTAACCGGCCTGGAACCTGATGCAAGAGCCTGAAGGGAGCAGTCGCTGTTGAAGCTAATGATACTGGCAGGCCTTCCATTATCTAAAATTCCACTGATGGATAGTTCCTCTACCACTGTAAAAACAAGCTCATCCTCTCCATTCAGCTCCACAGGCTGCTGCAAAGTCACTGTGGTGGTCAGTATATCCCGGTCAAAACATTTACCTTTGAACGCAGAGTGGAAACTATGTACCTCGATAGCGCCAGATTGATTCTGGGTGTTACTGCCAACTAGAAATGTGCTTCCTACCAAGTTGTGCTCAGGTTTGCTAGCCATTTGCTTACTCATTCCCACAGGAGGAGTCCGGATTGCACTGCTATTGTCCAACTCTGAACATGCTTCTTTGGACTTGAGGGTCTGATCTTTCTGTTGTGGGGGCGTGGGTGCAGGGCTTGGCAAAGGTCTCTTCACATACGAGGACTTTTCTTTCACTACAGGTTCAGCTGTGGCCTTACTCTGCTCTTGACTCCTAGTAGGGTTATATTTTGATGATTTCAGTGAATCTGtgattgtctctctctctttctcgccATCTGAGGCTGAGCCCAGTTTTTTGCCTTCAGCTTTGGTTTGTGGTTTGGAATGTTCCGCTTTGAAGTGAAGGGCGTTCTTGTCATGACAACTGCCCCCCCTTTGCACAGCAGCCTGGAAATGAAGATTATGTCCTTTTTTTGGAGACACTGTTTCCTGTGGAACAGGTTTTTTATACCCTCCAGATGGAGAAGATGGCTTTTCATTTACCAGTTTAGACTGCACATTTTCTATCACTGTCGCTGGACTACAATTTGATGCAACAGGTGTTTCTCCACAAGCAAATTTTATAGGTTCCTCACTTCCATCAATGAATTCTAACCTTTCTTGCAATTCAGCAAAAGTGTTGCACTTAAAATGGTCCTTGTCGGAACTTCTAGCAATAGCAAAGTTGTCCTTGCTTCTCTTTTTGTTAAGGGAAGGAATTATGGGAACAAACTCTGGAGGCCCTTCATTATCTGTTAGTTCCCTGTCAGACAAAGCTGCACCATTGGGACCAACATAGATGACGGTGTCACAAGATTGTTCACTACTGGAGGAATAATCAGGATCACTAGAAATACTCAGTACAGGAAGATCAGGGTCAAGTGCTACAGTTCTTGGGTGAAAGGGTCTCAAGTGAGGTGGTCTTCGCACATGGCCTTCTTCACATGAACTTTCTCCTCCAGAGGAGCTGGATGCATACTATtaattataaaaaaagaaaatcttgattaatattaaatatatttataataaGAGAGGAAATCTAAGGGTCATTATAGACTCTGCTCTGCTTTCACCATCAACCACAATTGTGTCTAGTGGAAAACCTTTACAATATGAAGTTAAAGAACAAAACTTATCTATGTAAATTTTAAACATGATATGATTGTTATATTAATCAGTTTACCACAGGTAAGTTTCATAACATCAAAATATTATGTTGTCTTTCAATCTTAGCATTTTAcattctttccttatttttttttaattaaaacaagttGAACCTTTTGCAATAGCCCCACATAAAATCAAAGGAATTTTTGCAATAATCCCCCATAAAATCAAAGGAATATTGATCtattgtgtgtatgtgcatgtgcgTTTGCATAAAATTAAAACATAAATGTTTCAGGACTAATAATCAAGTGGAATAACAATAGCTTTGGGCCAACACGTTTGTCAAATTTCTCTACCAAGCTTTGATGCATTTTGTATTAGTCCTCATTGTTTAGAAGTCCCACATTCCCCcaccaaggggttcagagaatTCATTTTCAATTAAATTAATTGCAGCTTGCTTGTACACCAACCTTGGATTTCTTCTTTCTCATTCGGTGGATTCGTGATGCAAGCTGAATTGTCGTGAGAGTTTCTGCATAATTTGCTGGGGAGTCAGAAATATGAGCAATCATGGTTGTTCTACAGTTGATGTTCCCCAATGATTCTCTCAGCAACATAGTCAACTTGTTGTCCctatgtaataaataataataataataagatggTTTAAAAGAATTCTAGTTCCTTTTGCAGACTTTTCTAAAACACCAAGTATTATGGTTTCATTTTTATAGTGTACATGTATGTATGGTATAGGTAGATCTGAAATATACATGATCTGTACATATACATATTTAAAACATGTCTAAGTGTATATACACAGAGATACCAAATTTATTCCTCTACCTGCATATTTTTAGATGTGTAAATTCTTTGTTAATTTGGGCAAATCCAGGAACTATTCACTTTACTAGCAGTTCATCATGATACTTTGTATTACCCAAACAGCTTACAAGCACTACCTTTTTATCTCATTAGAGCTAATCTCTGGTACTTTGAATGCACCATCACCATGGTACCTAACCTACAGGTGAACAGTTAATGTAACAAGAAGTAAAATAACTTTATATTACTGAACAGACACAGTCAAGAATACCCTGACAAATATATTATTAAGCATCAAAGATATTTTTAAGCCCGTCCCACCTAATTCCTTCTCTGCCATTTTAAAAGAGACCATGACCTGGGCATTCTGACCCAGAACGTGATGCAAAGGAACCTTCCTATCCTCCTGGTGTGCACAGAGGAGGGAGCCCATACACCAGATCCACAATTTGAAGCATGGAGAAGAAAGAGTTCCACAAAGCTTCTCCTTAGTAAGTGACAATACAGCCGTCCATTGGACATTACACAGCCTGATGCAGCAGTGCACTGGATGTTCCGTTATTCAAGGGGAGAAAAGAGATGCCTTGAATGCTCACCTACTTGAAAAGTCTGATTACCCGAACACTCAAACATGCTTTATAGCCCTATCTGTGGCTATCCGATGTGGATATAAGCGCACATATACCATAATATGCACAACTTTTTGGGTGGATACAGCTATAATCACAATGCTCATACACGGAAGTAATTATGACATTTGCTATAGTTCTTCTGTGTGGCATAGGTGaagatttagggccagatcctggcttCCATTCTGCCCACTCTGCTCTGGCAGCACAAATCCGGTGGAAAATTAGCTTAACTGGCTGTCCAAGGATTTCCCTGGGAAAGGGGAATCACCAGGTGGTATATGGTCAACGTGGTCTTCAGCCATAGCCAGTGCAGTTGAGGAGTCATTATGCATGCCACAGTTGCCAGAAAAGCTACTTAGGGGCTGTATGCAACTGGCACAACTTAGAACACTCCTGAGGCTGCTATAGGTTGCTCCTCAGAACTGGCCTGGCACCTGGTGGCCTGTGTCAGGGAGTCATCTTTATGTCTTTGCTCACTGAACTGGGCTAGGTGGCAAAGGGCTTggtcctgaggatctggccattcACTATTCTAGTCCATTCACTCAGCTAGCAACTGGCCTAAGGAAAACACCTGCTTTCACCTAATACAAAATGAAAGAGCACCTGCTTCATATTCCGCACTGGATAAATATGTGAAATGACATGAGAAATAAATGAGGCACTAACTTACAACTCATCTTAGCAAGCAGCAATTAAACTCTGGTACAAAAGGCCAAATTCTACCAGTGATGTCTGTGGCAGGGATGTCCTCTTTAGACCGGGCCCCCTGCACATATGAATGTATTCCCTCGCCATGACAGTACCACCAGACACACACTATAAAGCACAACTCAGTGCTCACTTTTGTCAAGTTACCATTCTCTTTTCCACACAGGAACAGAGTATGGTCCTAAATTTATTTAAACACAGAGTTTTTATTGGAAACATAGATATGTGCAACCTGCTGAACGGGGCAGATTATTTATAGCACTAATGATACGATCCTCACCATTCTGTTACATGTACAGTAAAGCTGGTTGATGTTTCTTGAAATTTCAACAAGACTTctaaatttgaaaaaaacaaaaaaaccagggAAATAAAATGTCCCCCGGTTTTCAACAAGCTGGCCAAAATTTTTCAAAGTTTcaacatttcagaaaaaaagaaaaatatatctgCGACTTTTTCAAACTGGACACGTACCCTTCATCCAACTTAGGTATATGCCACAATGCATATGATTTTTCAGACCACTGTGCATACCAACAACACATTTGGGACTCTAAAATGTATTACATGAACATAAATGTCATAAACACTGCACTGGAGGCCAGATATATGTTGCCATATATGTGACAGGCAAACTTCCATTCACATGAGTGCAATAAACTATATCAAGGGCCTGCTAATCTATTTGCAAGATAAAACTAGCTATATTTAAG
Proteins encoded:
- the KIF26A gene encoding kinesin-like protein KIF26A isoform X1, with amino-acid sequence MHIPKELMGMGGAVHRLQRVCVCVRGRERGVTCARCVRLSNATQANVAAARHRAASGGIPRASERALQAHAIKQTVAEGSSGRESAPLSLELAPRKRLPPAADEDRCGSRPPPEGAGAVSLAELGQFERAGKGGWCKNCQVKLAELKKQAVKLAASSSPANSLPDPRLSALIFDKLQVPDYLQKNRNEGESRCEICATHLNQLKQEAIQMIHTLNQASYQEVPSLPQSSGGVTSVLPRMVTVSSQRDLPLVAGQVGRPSGKSTNLFSGTERKKGLGWPQGTSSFPNSSVQVTVAPSGLSGALSSVTIQAQQYLEGMWSISRVNSFLPQACLADTATEGGREGPNVHVASGQNNCDQAGTGGSLTSQSLVAPAGASAGTSAAASFFIRAAQKLNLSSKRKKYHPPLPRSHDFSVYATNFSGILQLCSPPAPPCLLRAVSKIKDNPGIGKVKVMVRICPSQGPHDTSESMSFLKVDPRKKQITLYDPSASGPSNLGHRRGTVAVPKMFAFDAVFPEDASQAEVCSGTVAEVIQSVVNGADGCIFCFGHVKLGKSYTMIGKDNSTQSLGIIPCAISWLFKLINERKEKTGTRFSIRVSAVEISGKDENLKDLLAEVATGSLQDGQSPGVYLREDPICGTQLQNQSELRAPTAEKAAFFLDAAIAARSTSKPECDEEDRRNSHMLFTLHIYQYRMEKSGKGGMSGGRSRLHLIDLGSCEKVLSKSRDGGGSLCLSLSALGNVILALINGAKHVPYKDNKLTMLLRESLGNINCRTTMIAHISDSPANYAETLTTIQLASRIHRMRKKKSKYASSSSGGESSCEEGHVRRPPHLRPFHPRTVALDPDLPVLSISSDPDYSSSSEQSCDTVIYVGPNGAALSDRELTDNEGPPEFVPIIPSLNKKRSKDNFAIARSSDKDHFKCNTFAELQERLEFIDGSEEPIKFACGETPVASNCSPATVIENVQSKLVNEKPSSPSGGYKKPVPQETVSPKKGHNLHFQAAVQRGGSCHDKNALHFKAEHSKPQTKAEGKKLGSASDGEKERETITDSLKSSKYNPTRSQEQSKATAEPVVKEKSSYVKRPLPSPAPTPPQQKDQTLKSKEACSELDNSSAIRTPPVGMSKQMASKPEHNLVGSTFLVGSNTQNQSGAIEVHSFHSAFKGKCFDRDILTTTVTLQQPVELNGEDELVFTVVEELSISGILDNGRPASIISFNSDCSLQALASGSRPVSIISSINDEFDAYTSQASSTGVNIDIVLPFAEDPFSSSRRSSISSWLSEVSICTIESDGVQSSDSFVAQSSYSCNKSKEPFNLDLPNVTTPLKSSLNDSGFCFSELETESINSSKMSSSINKSPQTSELTKASQMKSAFCVAGQPVKVKSSNSRGTPVIETIHSSLPRKTKTTSSPNHNNAIVSYREQQNPHSMFEDPWLVRTDNHLEAKAAESLLSPKSHTFGTDKQPTKAAQYFSSATKPTKSQTMLACSQRVVDGCEMACKSSNEATKKSEAAMKMPQLKRGATTLGVMPVAHSNSAPSEGVTRGSSEAAFAVGSLKTSLGKKTLPQKSSMLPRPNGTTPPTPPVRKSSLEQKNVVVTNSGGKAAGLDCPRVAAPKAEEEAELRSKAGSWVSESTSCKTSLKGDHSLPKMTSSLKTKACKSEAVHRYGSHMSLERCDSLTSVGSKANTTRENGNASINNGRTGRSVPRLGVPPVASNVTSPPSHTAPLPCKNSQAKSTTNQKAQANGNKSRSLSTNGSKSLSSSVKSLTQSIGKSSSIPPSGKTTPRSVQGVNNKPGRGTIMGTKQAIRAANSRVNELVSGSSVKMGHFRGSTDSDSGNDSGINLSDEKSQIPVLPSPYSKITAPRRPQRYSSGHGSDNSSVLSGELPPAMGRTALFYHSGGSSGYESMIRDSEATGSASSAHDSMSESGMSSPGRMRSLKSPKKRSTGLQRRRLIPAPLPDATSLGRKPSVTGQWVDLPPLPGTLKEPFEIKVYEIDDVERLQRHRQEETEPFQDVEKGLMYFNTKLKILERRHQRIREVKAKHECLKEELEETKCRLMMDPNKWKEEFEVDPHLDKESQEYLEALEQVTEELEQCVNLCKSHVMIVTCFDIGMISDAQDGVREVEV
- the KIF26A gene encoding kinesin-like protein KIF26A isoform X3 yields the protein MIRAAESPAGRRCLGSEHRAAGVAEGSSGRESAPLSLELAPRKRLPPAADEDRCGSRPPPEGAGAVSLAELGQFERAGKGGWCKNCQVKLAELKKQAVKLAASSSPANSLPDPRLSALIFDKLQVPDYLQKNRNEGESRCEICATHLNQLKQEAIQMIHTLNQASYQEVPSLPQSSGGVTSVLPRMVTVSSQRDLPLVAGQVGRPSGKSTNLFSGTERKKGLGWPQGTSSFPNSSVQVTVAPSGLSGALSSVTIQAQQYLEGMWSISRVNSFLPQACLADTATEGGREGPNVHVASGQNNCDQAGTGGSLTSQSLVAPAGASAGTSAAASFFIRAAQKLNLSSKRKKYHPPLPRSHDFSVYATNFSGILQLCSPPAPPCLLRAVSKIKDNPGIGKVKVMVRICPSQGPHDTSESMSFLKVDPRKKQITLYDPSASGPSNLGHRRGTVAVPKMFAFDAVFPEDASQAEVCSGTVAEVIQSVVNGADGCIFCFGHVKLGKSYTMIGKDNSTQSLGIIPCAISWLFKLINERKEKTGTRFSIRVSAVEISGKDENLKDLLAEVATGSLQDGQSPGVYLREDPICGTQLQNQSELRAPTAEKAAFFLDAAIAARSTSKPECDEEDRRNSHMLFTLHIYQYRMEKSGKGGMSGGRSRLHLIDLGSCEKVLSKSRDGGGSLCLSLSALGNVILALINGAKHVPYKDNKLTMLLRESLGNINCRTTMIAHISDSPANYAETLTTIQLASRIHRMRKKKSKYASSSSGGESSCEEGHVRRPPHLRPFHPRTVALDPDLPVLSISSDPDYSSSSEQSCDTVIYVGPNGAALSDRELTDNEGPPEFVPIIPSLNKKRSKDNFAIARSSDKDHFKCNTFAELQERLEFIDGSEEPIKFACGETPVASNCSPATVIENVQSKLVNEKPSSPSGGYKKPVPQETVSPKKGHNLHFQAAVQRGGSCHDKNALHFKAEHSKPQTKAEGKKLGSASDGEKERETITDSLKSSKYNPTRSQEQSKATAEPVVKEKSSYVKRPLPSPAPTPPQQKDQTLKSKEACSELDNSSAIRTPPVGMSKQMASKPEHNLVGSTFLVGSNTQNQSGAIEVHSFHSAFKGKCFDRDILTTTVTLQQPVELNGEDELVFTVVEELSISGILDNGRPASIISFNSDCSLQALASGSRPVSIISSINDEFDAYTSQASSTGVNIDIVLPFAEDPFSSSRRSSISSWLSEVSICTIESDGVQSSDSFVAQSSYSCNKSKEPFNLDLPNVTTPLKSSLNDSGFCFSELETESINSSKMSSSINKSPQTSELTKASQMKSAFCVAGQPVKVKSSNSRGTPVIETIHSSLPRKTKTTSSPNHNNAIVSYREQQNPHSMFEDPWLVRTDNHLEAKAAESLLSPKSHTFGTDKQPTKAAQYFSSATKPTKSQTMLACSQRVVDGCEMACKSSNEATKKSEAAMKMPQLKRGATTLGVMPVAHSNSAPSEGVTRGSSEAAFAVGSLKTSLGKKTLPQKSSMLPRPNGTTPPTPPVRKSSLEQKNVVVTNSGGKAAGLDCPRVAAPKAEEEAELRSKAGSWVSESTSCKTSLKGDHSLPKMTSSLKTKACKSEAVHRYGSHMSLERCDSLTSVGSKANTTRENGNASINNGRTGRSVPRLGVPPVASNVTSPPSHTAPLPCKNSQAKSTTNQKAQANGNKSRSLSTNGSKSLSSSVKSLTQSIGKSSSIPPSGKTTPRSVQGVNNKPGRGTIMGTKQAIRAANSRVNELVSGSSVKMGHFRGSTDSDSGNDSGINLSDEKSQIPVLPSPYSKITAPRRPQRYSSGHGSDNSSVLSGELPPAMGRTALFYHSGGSSGYESMIRDSEATGSASSAHDSMSESGMSSPGRMRSLKSPKKRSTGLQRRRLIPAPLPDATSLGRKPSVTGQWVDLPPLPGTLKEPFEIKVYEIDDVERLQRHRQEETEPFQDVEKGLMYFNTKLKILERRHQRIREVKAKHECLKEELEETKCRLMMDPNKWKEEFEVDPHLDKESQEYLEALEQVTEELEQCVNLCKSHVMIVTCFDIGMISDAQDGVREVEV